The sequence below is a genomic window from Clostridia bacterium.
TCAGCGGCGAGATCATTGAACAAGAAGCCCGGCGCATCGCTGAGCCGGCTCTGGATGTGAGCGATCGGCTGGGTAGCTTTAAAGAAGTGGAGCTAGGGTTTGATGAGGAAATGGCAGTAGCGGAAGCCTCTAGGTGTCTGCGCTGCGATGTTACCGATTAACCGCCAGGGGGAGGGAGATAGATGGGACTGGTTACCTTAACCATTGACAATCGCCAAGTAGAGGTCGAAGAAGGTACCACAATCCTCCAGGCGGCCAAGAAGTGTGGTATAGAGATTCCAACCCTTTGTTACCTGGAGGAAATCAACGAAATTGGCGCTTGCCGCATGTGCGTAGTCGAAGTAGAGGGAGCTAAGGCTTTACAGGCATCGTGTGTGGCTCCAGTAGCTCCTGGGATGAAGGTAAAGACCAACTCGCCAGCAGTCCGGGCCTCCCGGAAGCTGACCCTGGAGCTATTGTTGTCTAACCACCCGGAGGAATGCCTGACCTGCCTGCGCAACCAAAACTGTGAGCTACAGAAGTTGGCCGAGTCCCTGGGGGTTCGCCGGGTAAGGTTTGGCGGGGCCAGGACCGAGTATGCCATCGATGATTCCAGTGCTTCCATCGTGCGCGACCCGCGCAAATGTGTCCTCTGTCGCCGCTGCGAGGCGGTATGCGATAAGGTGCAGACGGTTCACGCCATCTATGCTCAAGAGCGCGGCTTTGATACGGTCATCGCTCCTGCTTTTGGGGCCCGCATGGGTGAATCCATCTGCGTCAATTGTGGCCAGTGCAGCTTGGTTTGTCCCACCGCAGCCATCACCGAGCGCGACCAGACCGAAGAAGTATGGGCGGCCTTGGCTGACCCCAACAAGCACGTGGTGGTTCAGACTGCACCAGCTACCCGGGTCTCGGTAGGGGAAATGTTTGGCCTGCCGCCGGGCAGCATCGTCACTGGCAAGATGGTAGCTGCACTTAGGCGGCTAGGTTTTGACCGGGTATTCGACACCGACTTCACTGCCGACTTGACCATCGTGGAGGAGGGCAGCGAATTAATCCAGCGGGTACAGACCGGAGGAGTGCTACCACTTATCACCTCCTGTAGCCCCGGATGGATTAAATTCATCGAGACCTATTACCCTGATCTTCTGCCCAATCTTTCTACCTGCAAGTCACCCCAGCAGATGTTCGGGGCTTTGGCCAAGACCTATTACCCGCGCAAGGCAGGAATAGACCCGGCCAACGTGTTCGTGGTTTCCATAATGCCTTGCACTGCCAAGAAGTTCGAAGCCCAGCGACCGGAGATGGCCTCCAGCGGCTATCGGGACGTGGATGTAGTTCTTACCACTAGGGAATTAGGGAGGATGCTCAAGGAAGCGGGAATCGACTTCAACGCTCTTCCGGAGGAAGACTACGACGATCCGCTGGGAATCTCCACCGGAGCTGGGGCCATCTTTGGTGCCACCGGAGGAGTTATGGAAGCAGCGCTGAGGACCGCTTATGAGCTGATTACTAAGAAAGAACTTGGCAATATCGACATCGAAGCCGTTCGCGGTTTAGAAGGGGTTAAGGAAGCCTCGGTCCAAGTGGGCGACTTAACGGTCAAGGCGGCGGTAGCGCATGGGCTGGGCAATGCCCGCAAGCTATTGGACAAAGTTCGTGCGGGCGAGGCCGATTATCATTTCATCGAGATCATGTGCTGCCCGGGCGGCTGCATTGGTGGCGGCGGACAACCCATTCCCACCAACACCGAGATTCGCCGCCAGCGCATTGCCGGCATCTACGACGTGGACCAGGCTATGAAGATCAGAAAGTCGCATGAGAACCCGGCAGTACAGGTGCTTTACAAAGAATTCCTAGGGGAGCCCTTAGGGCACAAATCCCATGAGCTTCTGCATACCCACTACACTTCGCGCAGCAAGTATACAGGCCAGCCGGTTAGTTAATGGTGGCTGGGAAGGGGCCGGGCAGTCGCCGTGCCCGGCCCGGCCTAGGGCCTAGGCCCAAGCTTAAAGTATGAGCCTTAGCCAAATTTAGGAGGTGGAGAAATCAATGGCAGTAGCAGAGAAGGCGTTGGGGGAAGCAGGTCGCAGAGCAAAGGTAGAAGCCATAATTGCCGCTAACCAGGGTAAACCGGGGGCGCTCTTGCCTATCCTCCGGGGCATTCAGAGGGAGTTTGGGTATCTGGCGGAGGCAGATCTTTTAGCCGTGGCCCAAGCGTTAGGCCTACCCATGAGCAAGGTCTACGGTACTGCCACCTTTTACAGCCTTTTTGCCCTAAAGCCTAAGGGCAAGTACGTGATCCGGGTTTGCGAGAGCGCACCTTGTCATGTGGAAGGCTTTCCTGAGATTCTGGAAGCCATTAAGGCCGAGTTGGGAATTGGCCTAGGCGAGACCACGCCAGACTGGAAGTTTAGCTTGGAGACCACCAGTTGCATTGGC
It includes:
- a CDS encoding iron hydrogenase small subunit — its product is MGLVTLTIDNRQVEVEEGTTILQAAKKCGIEIPTLCYLEEINEIGACRMCVVEVEGAKALQASCVAPVAPGMKVKTNSPAVRASRKLTLELLLSNHPEECLTCLRNQNCELQKLAESLGVRRVRFGGARTEYAIDDSSASIVRDPRKCVLCRRCEAVCDKVQTVHAIYAQERGFDTVIAPAFGARMGESICVNCGQCSLVCPTAAITERDQTEEVWAALADPNKHVVVQTAPATRVSVGEMFGLPPGSIVTGKMVAALRRLGFDRVFDTDFTADLTIVEEGSELIQRVQTGGVLPLITSCSPGWIKFIETYYPDLLPNLSTCKSPQQMFGALAKTYYPRKAGIDPANVFVVSIMPCTAKKFEAQRPEMASSGYRDVDVVLTTRELGRMLKEAGIDFNALPEEDYDDPLGISTGAGAIFGATGGVMEAALRTAYELITKKELGNIDIEAVRGLEGVKEASVQVGDLTVKAAVAHGLGNARKLLDKVRAGEADYHFIEIMCCPGGCIGGGGQPIPTNTEIRRQRIAGIYDVDQAMKIRKSHENPAVQVLYKEFLGEPLGHKSHELLHTHYTSRSKYTGQPVS
- the nuoE gene encoding NADH-quinone oxidoreductase subunit NuoE gives rise to the protein MAVAEKALGEAGRRAKVEAIIAANQGKPGALLPILRGIQREFGYLAEADLLAVAQALGLPMSKVYGTATFYSLFALKPKGKYVIRVCESAPCHVEGFPEILEAIKAELGIGLGETTPDWKFSLETTSCIGVCGVAPAIMINDEVYGNLTPEAIPQILAQYK